In the genome of Monodelphis domestica isolate mMonDom1 chromosome 2, mMonDom1.pri, whole genome shotgun sequence, one region contains:
- the UFC1 gene encoding ubiquitin-fold modifier-conjugating enzyme 1 isoform X1: MADEATRRVVSEIPVLKTNAGPRDRELWVQRLKEEYQALIRYVENNKKADNDWFRLESNKEGTRWFGKCWYIQDLLKYEFDLEFDIPITYPSTAPEIAVPELDGKTAKMYRGGKICLTEHFKPLWARNVPKFGLAHLMALGLGPWLAVEIPDLIQKGIIQHKEKQCTP; the protein is encoded by the exons ATGGCGGACGAAGCCACTCGACGTGTTGTATCGGAGATCCCGGTTCTGAAAACGAACGCCGGGCCCCGGGATCGCGAGCTATGGGTTCAAAGGCTCAAGGAGGAGTATCAGGCTCTTATCCGG TACGTGGAGAATAACAAGAAAGCTGACAATGACTGGTTTCGACTGGAGTCCAACAAGGAAGGGACCCG ATGGTTTGGAAAATGCTGGTATATCCAGGACCTACTTAAGTATGAGTTTGACCTCGAGTTTGAT attccAATTACATATCCCTCCACTGCACCAGAGATTGCTGTCCCTGAACTGGATGGAAAGACGGCAAAGATGTATAG GGGTGGCAAAATATGCCTAACTGAACACTTCAAACCTTTGTGGGCTAGGAATGTGCCAAAGTTTGGACTGGCTCATCTCATGGCTCTGGGG TTGGGCCCTTGGCTGGCAGTGGAGATTCCAGACCTGATCCAGAAGGGGATAATCCAACACAAAGAGAAGCAATGCACCCCTTAA
- the UFC1 gene encoding ubiquitin-fold modifier-conjugating enzyme 1 isoform X2: MYHNLFSHSPTDGPPLTFQFFGTTKRVAINIFVQYVENNKKADNDWFRLESNKEGTRWFGKCWYIQDLLKYEFDLEFDIPITYPSTAPEIAVPELDGKTAKMYRGGKICLTEHFKPLWARNVPKFGLAHLMALGLGPWLAVEIPDLIQKGIIQHKEKQCTP, encoded by the exons atgtaccacaatttgttcagccattccccaactgatggaccgCCCCtgactttccaattctttggcactacaaaaagagttgctattaatatttttgtacag TACGTGGAGAATAACAAGAAAGCTGACAATGACTGGTTTCGACTGGAGTCCAACAAGGAAGGGACCCG ATGGTTTGGAAAATGCTGGTATATCCAGGACCTACTTAAGTATGAGTTTGACCTCGAGTTTGAT attccAATTACATATCCCTCCACTGCACCAGAGATTGCTGTCCCTGAACTGGATGGAAAGACGGCAAAGATGTATAG GGGTGGCAAAATATGCCTAACTGAACACTTCAAACCTTTGTGGGCTAGGAATGTGCCAAAGTTTGGACTGGCTCATCTCATGGCTCTGGGG TTGGGCCCTTGGCTGGCAGTGGAGATTCCAGACCTGATCCAGAAGGGGATAATCCAACACAAAGAGAAGCAATGCACCCCTTAA
- the USP21 gene encoding ubiquitin carboxyl-terminal hydrolase 21 isoform X4 produces MPQASEHRLGRAREQPISVQPRVGTKLPIGSRARSKERRSPVPAPNPMLRPLPPRPGPPEERFKKLELGRGRNSAPRPRGPLRADHGVPLPGSPPPAVALPLPSRTNLARSKSVSSGDLRPVGALGGHRGCGELGAALSRLTLRPEPPVLRRSTSLRRLGGFAGPPTLITIRSEPPPTHGPFLTSARPLESVHSDDKMAHHTLLLGSGHVGLRNLGNTCFLNAVLQCLSSTRPLRDFCLRRDFRLEVPSGGRTQQELTEAFADVLGALWHPDSCEAVNPTRFRTVFQKYVPSFSGYSQQDAQEFLKLLMERLHLEINRRGRRAPPILTDTPAPSLPRRGGALLEEPELSDDDQANLMWKRYLDREDSKIVDLFVGQLKSCLKCQACGYRSTTFEVFCDLSLPIPKKGFAGGKVSLRDCFSLFTKEEELESENAPVCDRCRQRTRSTKKLTVQRFPRILVLHLNRFSASRGSIKKSSVGVDFPLQRLSLGDFASDKAGSPVYQLYALCNHSGSVHYGHYTALCRGQTGWHVYNDSRVSPVSENQVASSEGYVLFYQLMQEPARCL; encoded by the exons ATGCCCCAGGCCTCGGAGCACCGACTGGGCCGGGCCCGTGAACAACCCATCAGTGTCCAGCCCCGGGTGGGAACCAAGCTACCCATCGGCTCCCGGGCCAGGAGCAAGGAGCGCCGAAGCCCAGTACCTGCGCCTAACCCCATGCTAAGGCCACTGCCCCCTCGGCCTGGACCCCCTGAGGAAAGGTTCAAGAAGCTGGAGCTGGGGCGGGGGAGAAACTCAGCCCCTCGTCCCAGGGGCCCTCTCCGGGCTGATCATGGAGTGCCTCTGCCTGGCTCACCACCTCCTGCTGTGGCGCTGCCCCTGCCTTCCCGTACTAACCTGGCTCGGTCCAAGTCTGTGAGCAGCGGGGATTTGCGGCCAGTAGGGGCTTTAGGTGGACATCGAGGCTGCGGGGAGCTTGGGGCTGCGCTGAGCCGCCTAACTCTCCGGCCAGAGCCCCCAGTGCTGAGGCGCAGCACCTCACTTCGTCGACTGGGTGGCTTCGCTGGTCCCCCCACCCTGATAACCATTCGGTCAGAGCCCCCTCCCACCCATGGCCCCTTTCTCACCTCCGCCAGGCCCCTGGAGTCTGTCCACTCCGATGACAAAATG GCTCATCACACGCTTCTCTTGGGGTCTGGCCATGTTGGGCTCCGGAACCTGGGTAATACG TGCTTCCTGAATGCTGTGTTACAGTGTCTCAGCAGTACACGGCCTCTTCGGGACTTCTGTCTTCGCAGAGACTTTCGGTTAGAGGTGCCTAGTGGAGGCCGGACCCAGCAAGAACTTACTGAAG CCTTTGCAGATGTGCTGGGAGCTCTGTGGCACCCTGACTCCTGTGAAGCTGTGAACCCTACACGTTTCCGCACTGTCTTCCAGAAATATGTCCCTTCCTTCTCCGGATACAG CCAGCAGGATGCCCAGGAGTTCCTGAAGCTCCTCATGGAGCGGCTACATCTAGAGATCAACCGGAGGGGCCGCCGTGCCCCTCCCATCTTGACTGATACCCCAGCCCCCTCTCTACCCAGACGAGGGGGGGCCCTGCTTGAAGAGCCTGAGCTGAG TGATGATGATCAAGCCAATCTAATGTGGAAACGTTACTTGGATCGAGAGGACAGCAAAATCGTGG ACCTGTTTGTTGGCCAGTTGAAAAGTTGCCTCAAGTGCCAGGCCTGTGGGTATAGATCTACAACCTTTGAGGTTTTCTGTGATCTGTCCCTGCCCATCCCTAAG AAAGGGTTTGCTGGGGGGAAGGTGTCTCTGAGGGATTGTTTTAGCCTCTTCACCAAGGAGGAAGAATTGGAGTCAGAGAATGCCCCG GTGTGTGACAGATGTCGGCAGAGAACTCGGAGCACCAAAAAACTAACTGTGCAGAGATTTCCCCGGATCCTTGTGCTTC ACCTGAATCGGTTTTCTGCATCTAGAGGCTCCATTAAAAAAAGTTCTGTTGGTGTTGACTTCCCCCTGCAGCGACTGAGCCTAGGGGACTTTGCCAGTGATAAAGCTG GGAGTCCAGTGTACCAGCTATATGCCCTTTGCAACCATTCAGGCAGCGTCCACTATGGTCACTACACAGCCCTGTGTCGGGGCCAGACTGGTTGGCATGTCTACAATGACTCTCG TGTCTCCCCCGTCAGTGAAAACCAGGTGGCCTCCAGTGAGGGCTACGTGCTGTTTTACCAGTTGATGCAGGAGCCAGCTCGATGCCTGTGA
- the USP21 gene encoding ubiquitin carboxyl-terminal hydrolase 21 isoform X2: protein MPQASEHRLGRAREQPISVQPRVGTKLPIGSRARSKERRSPVPAPNPMLRPLPPRPGPPEERFKKLELGRGRNSAPRPRGPLRADHGVPLPGSPPPAVALPLPSRTNLARSKSVSSGDLRPVGALGGHRGCGELGAALSRLTLRPEPPVLRRSTSLRRLGGFAGPPTLITIRSEPPPTHGPFLTSARPLESVHSDDKMAHHTLLLGSGHVGLRNLGNTCFLNAVLQCLSSTRPLRDFCLRRDFRLEVPSGGRTQQELTEAFADVLGALWHPDSCEAVNPTRFRTVFQKYVPSFSGYSQQDAQEFLKLLMERLHLEINRRGRRAPPILTDTPAPSLPRRGGALLEEPELRVFSMVCNSDDDQANLMWKRYLDREDSKIVDLFVGQLKSCLKCQACGYRSTTFEVFCDLSLPIPKKGFAGGKVSLRDCFSLFTKEEELESENAPVCDRCRQRTRSTKKLTVQRFPRILVLHLNRFSASRGSIKKSSVGVDFPLQRLSLGDFASDKAGSPVYQLYALCNHSGSVHYGHYTALCRGQTGWHVYNDSRVSPVSENQVASSEGYVLFYQLMQEPARCL, encoded by the exons ATGCCCCAGGCCTCGGAGCACCGACTGGGCCGGGCCCGTGAACAACCCATCAGTGTCCAGCCCCGGGTGGGAACCAAGCTACCCATCGGCTCCCGGGCCAGGAGCAAGGAGCGCCGAAGCCCAGTACCTGCGCCTAACCCCATGCTAAGGCCACTGCCCCCTCGGCCTGGACCCCCTGAGGAAAGGTTCAAGAAGCTGGAGCTGGGGCGGGGGAGAAACTCAGCCCCTCGTCCCAGGGGCCCTCTCCGGGCTGATCATGGAGTGCCTCTGCCTGGCTCACCACCTCCTGCTGTGGCGCTGCCCCTGCCTTCCCGTACTAACCTGGCTCGGTCCAAGTCTGTGAGCAGCGGGGATTTGCGGCCAGTAGGGGCTTTAGGTGGACATCGAGGCTGCGGGGAGCTTGGGGCTGCGCTGAGCCGCCTAACTCTCCGGCCAGAGCCCCCAGTGCTGAGGCGCAGCACCTCACTTCGTCGACTGGGTGGCTTCGCTGGTCCCCCCACCCTGATAACCATTCGGTCAGAGCCCCCTCCCACCCATGGCCCCTTTCTCACCTCCGCCAGGCCCCTGGAGTCTGTCCACTCCGATGACAAAATG GCTCATCACACGCTTCTCTTGGGGTCTGGCCATGTTGGGCTCCGGAACCTGGGTAATACG TGCTTCCTGAATGCTGTGTTACAGTGTCTCAGCAGTACACGGCCTCTTCGGGACTTCTGTCTTCGCAGAGACTTTCGGTTAGAGGTGCCTAGTGGAGGCCGGACCCAGCAAGAACTTACTGAAG CCTTTGCAGATGTGCTGGGAGCTCTGTGGCACCCTGACTCCTGTGAAGCTGTGAACCCTACACGTTTCCGCACTGTCTTCCAGAAATATGTCCCTTCCTTCTCCGGATACAG CCAGCAGGATGCCCAGGAGTTCCTGAAGCTCCTCATGGAGCGGCTACATCTAGAGATCAACCGGAGGGGCCGCCGTGCCCCTCCCATCTTGACTGATACCCCAGCCCCCTCTCTACCCAGACGAGGGGGGGCCCTGCTTGAAGAGCCTGAGCTGAG GGTGTTTTCCATGGTCTGTAACAGTGATGATGATCAAGCCAATCTAATGTGGAAACGTTACTTGGATCGAGAGGACAGCAAAATCGTGG ACCTGTTTGTTGGCCAGTTGAAAAGTTGCCTCAAGTGCCAGGCCTGTGGGTATAGATCTACAACCTTTGAGGTTTTCTGTGATCTGTCCCTGCCCATCCCTAAG AAAGGGTTTGCTGGGGGGAAGGTGTCTCTGAGGGATTGTTTTAGCCTCTTCACCAAGGAGGAAGAATTGGAGTCAGAGAATGCCCCG GTGTGTGACAGATGTCGGCAGAGAACTCGGAGCACCAAAAAACTAACTGTGCAGAGATTTCCCCGGATCCTTGTGCTTC ACCTGAATCGGTTTTCTGCATCTAGAGGCTCCATTAAAAAAAGTTCTGTTGGTGTTGACTTCCCCCTGCAGCGACTGAGCCTAGGGGACTTTGCCAGTGATAAAGCTG GGAGTCCAGTGTACCAGCTATATGCCCTTTGCAACCATTCAGGCAGCGTCCACTATGGTCACTACACAGCCCTGTGTCGGGGCCAGACTGGTTGGCATGTCTACAATGACTCTCG TGTCTCCCCCGTCAGTGAAAACCAGGTGGCCTCCAGTGAGGGCTACGTGCTGTTTTACCAGTTGATGCAGGAGCCAGCTCGATGCCTGTGA
- the USP21 gene encoding ubiquitin carboxyl-terminal hydrolase 21 isoform X3: protein MPQASEHRLGRAREQPISVQPRVGTKLPIGSRARSKERRSPVPAPNPMLRPLPPRPGPPEERFKKLELGRGRNSAPRPRGPLRADHGVPLPGSPPPAVALPLPSRTNLARSKSVSSGDLRPVGALGGHRGCGELGAALSRLTLRPEPPVLRRSTSLRRLGGFAGPPTLITIRSEPPPTHGPFLTSARPLESVHSDDKMAHHTLLLGSGHVGLRNLGNTCLSSTRPLRDFCLRRDFRLEVPSGGRTQQELTEAFADVLGALWHPDSCEAVNPTRFRTVFQKYVPSFSGYSQQDAQEFLKLLMERLHLEINRRGRRAPPILTDTPAPSLPRRGGALLEEPELRLSIMPLPSASDDDQANLMWKRYLDREDSKIVDLFVGQLKSCLKCQACGYRSTTFEVFCDLSLPIPKKGFAGGKVSLRDCFSLFTKEEELESENAPVCDRCRQRTRSTKKLTVQRFPRILVLHLNRFSASRGSIKKSSVGVDFPLQRLSLGDFASDKAGSPVYQLYALCNHSGSVHYGHYTALCRGQTGWHVYNDSRVSPVSENQVASSEGYVLFYQLMQEPARCL from the exons ATGCCCCAGGCCTCGGAGCACCGACTGGGCCGGGCCCGTGAACAACCCATCAGTGTCCAGCCCCGGGTGGGAACCAAGCTACCCATCGGCTCCCGGGCCAGGAGCAAGGAGCGCCGAAGCCCAGTACCTGCGCCTAACCCCATGCTAAGGCCACTGCCCCCTCGGCCTGGACCCCCTGAGGAAAGGTTCAAGAAGCTGGAGCTGGGGCGGGGGAGAAACTCAGCCCCTCGTCCCAGGGGCCCTCTCCGGGCTGATCATGGAGTGCCTCTGCCTGGCTCACCACCTCCTGCTGTGGCGCTGCCCCTGCCTTCCCGTACTAACCTGGCTCGGTCCAAGTCTGTGAGCAGCGGGGATTTGCGGCCAGTAGGGGCTTTAGGTGGACATCGAGGCTGCGGGGAGCTTGGGGCTGCGCTGAGCCGCCTAACTCTCCGGCCAGAGCCCCCAGTGCTGAGGCGCAGCACCTCACTTCGTCGACTGGGTGGCTTCGCTGGTCCCCCCACCCTGATAACCATTCGGTCAGAGCCCCCTCCCACCCATGGCCCCTTTCTCACCTCCGCCAGGCCCCTGGAGTCTGTCCACTCCGATGACAAAATG GCTCATCACACGCTTCTCTTGGGGTCTGGCCATGTTGGGCTCCGGAACCTGGGTAATACG TGTCTCAGCAGTACACGGCCTCTTCGGGACTTCTGTCTTCGCAGAGACTTTCGGTTAGAGGTGCCTAGTGGAGGCCGGACCCAGCAAGAACTTACTGAAG CCTTTGCAGATGTGCTGGGAGCTCTGTGGCACCCTGACTCCTGTGAAGCTGTGAACCCTACACGTTTCCGCACTGTCTTCCAGAAATATGTCCCTTCCTTCTCCGGATACAG CCAGCAGGATGCCCAGGAGTTCCTGAAGCTCCTCATGGAGCGGCTACATCTAGAGATCAACCGGAGGGGCCGCCGTGCCCCTCCCATCTTGACTGATACCCCAGCCCCCTCTCTACCCAGACGAGGGGGGGCCCTGCTTGAAGAGCCTGAGCTGAG GCTTTCCATAATGCCCTTACCTTCTGCAAG TGATGATGATCAAGCCAATCTAATGTGGAAACGTTACTTGGATCGAGAGGACAGCAAAATCGTGG ACCTGTTTGTTGGCCAGTTGAAAAGTTGCCTCAAGTGCCAGGCCTGTGGGTATAGATCTACAACCTTTGAGGTTTTCTGTGATCTGTCCCTGCCCATCCCTAAG AAAGGGTTTGCTGGGGGGAAGGTGTCTCTGAGGGATTGTTTTAGCCTCTTCACCAAGGAGGAAGAATTGGAGTCAGAGAATGCCCCG GTGTGTGACAGATGTCGGCAGAGAACTCGGAGCACCAAAAAACTAACTGTGCAGAGATTTCCCCGGATCCTTGTGCTTC ACCTGAATCGGTTTTCTGCATCTAGAGGCTCCATTAAAAAAAGTTCTGTTGGTGTTGACTTCCCCCTGCAGCGACTGAGCCTAGGGGACTTTGCCAGTGATAAAGCTG GGAGTCCAGTGTACCAGCTATATGCCCTTTGCAACCATTCAGGCAGCGTCCACTATGGTCACTACACAGCCCTGTGTCGGGGCCAGACTGGTTGGCATGTCTACAATGACTCTCG TGTCTCCCCCGTCAGTGAAAACCAGGTGGCCTCCAGTGAGGGCTACGTGCTGTTTTACCAGTTGATGCAGGAGCCAGCTCGATGCCTGTGA
- the USP21 gene encoding ubiquitin carboxyl-terminal hydrolase 21 isoform X1, whose product MPQASEHRLGRAREQPISVQPRVGTKLPIGSRARSKERRSPVPAPNPMLRPLPPRPGPPEERFKKLELGRGRNSAPRPRGPLRADHGVPLPGSPPPAVALPLPSRTNLARSKSVSSGDLRPVGALGGHRGCGELGAALSRLTLRPEPPVLRRSTSLRRLGGFAGPPTLITIRSEPPPTHGPFLTSARPLESVHSDDKMAHHTLLLGSGHVGLRNLGNTCFLNAVLQCLSSTRPLRDFCLRRDFRLEVPSGGRTQQELTEAFADVLGALWHPDSCEAVNPTRFRTVFQKYVPSFSGYSQQDAQEFLKLLMERLHLEINRRGRRAPPILTDTPAPSLPRRGGALLEEPELRLSIMPLPSASDDDQANLMWKRYLDREDSKIVDLFVGQLKSCLKCQACGYRSTTFEVFCDLSLPIPKKGFAGGKVSLRDCFSLFTKEEELESENAPVCDRCRQRTRSTKKLTVQRFPRILVLHLNRFSASRGSIKKSSVGVDFPLQRLSLGDFASDKAGSPVYQLYALCNHSGSVHYGHYTALCRGQTGWHVYNDSRVSPVSENQVASSEGYVLFYQLMQEPARCL is encoded by the exons ATGCCCCAGGCCTCGGAGCACCGACTGGGCCGGGCCCGTGAACAACCCATCAGTGTCCAGCCCCGGGTGGGAACCAAGCTACCCATCGGCTCCCGGGCCAGGAGCAAGGAGCGCCGAAGCCCAGTACCTGCGCCTAACCCCATGCTAAGGCCACTGCCCCCTCGGCCTGGACCCCCTGAGGAAAGGTTCAAGAAGCTGGAGCTGGGGCGGGGGAGAAACTCAGCCCCTCGTCCCAGGGGCCCTCTCCGGGCTGATCATGGAGTGCCTCTGCCTGGCTCACCACCTCCTGCTGTGGCGCTGCCCCTGCCTTCCCGTACTAACCTGGCTCGGTCCAAGTCTGTGAGCAGCGGGGATTTGCGGCCAGTAGGGGCTTTAGGTGGACATCGAGGCTGCGGGGAGCTTGGGGCTGCGCTGAGCCGCCTAACTCTCCGGCCAGAGCCCCCAGTGCTGAGGCGCAGCACCTCACTTCGTCGACTGGGTGGCTTCGCTGGTCCCCCCACCCTGATAACCATTCGGTCAGAGCCCCCTCCCACCCATGGCCCCTTTCTCACCTCCGCCAGGCCCCTGGAGTCTGTCCACTCCGATGACAAAATG GCTCATCACACGCTTCTCTTGGGGTCTGGCCATGTTGGGCTCCGGAACCTGGGTAATACG TGCTTCCTGAATGCTGTGTTACAGTGTCTCAGCAGTACACGGCCTCTTCGGGACTTCTGTCTTCGCAGAGACTTTCGGTTAGAGGTGCCTAGTGGAGGCCGGACCCAGCAAGAACTTACTGAAG CCTTTGCAGATGTGCTGGGAGCTCTGTGGCACCCTGACTCCTGTGAAGCTGTGAACCCTACACGTTTCCGCACTGTCTTCCAGAAATATGTCCCTTCCTTCTCCGGATACAG CCAGCAGGATGCCCAGGAGTTCCTGAAGCTCCTCATGGAGCGGCTACATCTAGAGATCAACCGGAGGGGCCGCCGTGCCCCTCCCATCTTGACTGATACCCCAGCCCCCTCTCTACCCAGACGAGGGGGGGCCCTGCTTGAAGAGCCTGAGCTGAG GCTTTCCATAATGCCCTTACCTTCTGCAAG TGATGATGATCAAGCCAATCTAATGTGGAAACGTTACTTGGATCGAGAGGACAGCAAAATCGTGG ACCTGTTTGTTGGCCAGTTGAAAAGTTGCCTCAAGTGCCAGGCCTGTGGGTATAGATCTACAACCTTTGAGGTTTTCTGTGATCTGTCCCTGCCCATCCCTAAG AAAGGGTTTGCTGGGGGGAAGGTGTCTCTGAGGGATTGTTTTAGCCTCTTCACCAAGGAGGAAGAATTGGAGTCAGAGAATGCCCCG GTGTGTGACAGATGTCGGCAGAGAACTCGGAGCACCAAAAAACTAACTGTGCAGAGATTTCCCCGGATCCTTGTGCTTC ACCTGAATCGGTTTTCTGCATCTAGAGGCTCCATTAAAAAAAGTTCTGTTGGTGTTGACTTCCCCCTGCAGCGACTGAGCCTAGGGGACTTTGCCAGTGATAAAGCTG GGAGTCCAGTGTACCAGCTATATGCCCTTTGCAACCATTCAGGCAGCGTCCACTATGGTCACTACACAGCCCTGTGTCGGGGCCAGACTGGTTGGCATGTCTACAATGACTCTCG TGTCTCCCCCGTCAGTGAAAACCAGGTGGCCTCCAGTGAGGGCTACGTGCTGTTTTACCAGTTGATGCAGGAGCCAGCTCGATGCCTGTGA